In one Dehalogenimonas formicexedens genomic region, the following are encoded:
- a CDS encoding diguanylate cyclase yields the protein MNAWALIPLAASLIYLVLILLVIQDTQRKANRFFAYFLGVAAFWSFSSFMLVFNPSASPQHLQLWNELVVTAIAWVSIAYYHFVRVYNDKAGGVWTYLGYAFTLFILIMALSGNVVTNVSLVNGYLFHDIRPWDLFIGAFIAPFVVAGLIMLISRYRHSTDPFDRNRSIYLIIGSGALILLSYVTPFTPALAGLTTDHIGNIINAALVTYAISRFHLFDIKLVARRGLTLLGLTAAIAVTYGGLSFILIKLGVPSTTVVITAGLIVTAAALSGRSLAHFISVSVDRLFYQDTYRYRQDLLDFSRKMSHILNLDDLSHALLPALTKALGVTHSALLFQDNAAADFLVQYTYPDNHELKGSLRLPVDNPIIEWMDREGKPLTPAQVESLPEFKGLWQMEKEQLTTANLAMLQPIKSREKLIGLIAVGPKRRGGVYTTEDLDLIDRISSQAGVIIENAQLYIQATIRANTDELTGLYNHRHFHERIEQEIGRGSRFGITFSLIILDLDLFKVYNDIYGHLAGDQLLRKVGKLIQSSVRTIDLAFRYGGEEFAVLLPETRMEDALRVAERLRKAIESKSSFREMPVTASLGIANWPTDGVMKEEIIHRADTALYRAKQTGRNRTCVASDGLKLVSNPKEAPETESQPKPLSIIYALAATVDAKDHYTYGHSRKVSEYAVSLAEALKLPEDTVHTIRAAGLLHDIGKIGVPDSILTKPGALEQKEWEPIRTHPELGVEILKHVVDLSKCLPAIMHHHENWDGTGYPQRLKGEAIPLEARILSVADAYDAITSPRPYRTQLALKDALGELRRCAGTQFDPDLVPVFCELMEQGAKSGPVALDRRTEPQIPQTED from the coding sequence TTGAACGCTTGGGCATTAATCCCCCTGGCCGCCAGCCTCATCTATCTTGTCCTGATCCTGCTCGTGATTCAGGACACCCAGCGTAAAGCAAACCGCTTTTTCGCCTATTTTCTCGGTGTCGCCGCTTTCTGGAGTTTCAGTTCATTCATGCTGGTGTTCAACCCGAGCGCCAGCCCCCAGCACCTTCAACTCTGGAACGAACTGGTAGTTACCGCCATCGCGTGGGTGAGCATCGCGTATTACCATTTCGTCAGAGTTTATAACGACAAAGCCGGCGGCGTATGGACATACCTGGGTTATGCCTTCACCTTGTTTATCCTGATCATGGCTCTTTCGGGGAATGTTGTCACCAACGTCTCCTTGGTAAACGGGTATTTATTCCATGATATACGACCTTGGGACCTTTTTATCGGCGCTTTCATCGCACCTTTTGTTGTTGCCGGATTAATTATGTTGATCAGCCGGTACCGGCATTCGACAGACCCGTTCGATCGCAACCGTTCGATCTACCTGATCATTGGTTCAGGGGCTCTAATTCTCCTTAGTTATGTCACCCCCTTTACACCGGCATTGGCCGGGTTAACAACCGATCATATCGGCAATATCATCAATGCCGCCCTGGTGACCTACGCTATCTCCCGGTTCCATCTCTTCGACATTAAACTGGTTGCCAGGCGCGGTTTGACGTTGCTTGGTTTGACGGCTGCCATCGCAGTAACGTACGGTGGTCTGAGCTTCATCCTGATCAAGCTTGGCGTTCCCAGTACAACCGTGGTGATCACCGCCGGTTTGATCGTGACTGCGGCGGCTCTGTCCGGCCGGTCGCTAGCCCATTTTATCAGCGTTTCAGTCGACCGCCTGTTCTATCAGGACACCTACCGTTACCGCCAGGACCTGCTGGATTTTTCGCGCAAGATGAGCCATATCCTCAACCTCGACGACCTGTCACACGCCTTACTCCCGGCTCTCACCAAAGCTCTCGGGGTGACCCACTCGGCGCTGCTGTTTCAGGACAACGCCGCCGCCGATTTCCTGGTCCAATATACCTACCCCGATAACCACGAGCTCAAAGGCAGCCTGCGCCTGCCGGTGGACAACCCCATCATCGAATGGATGGACCGGGAAGGAAAGCCGTTAACCCCCGCCCAGGTAGAATCTCTGCCTGAGTTCAAAGGGCTGTGGCAGATGGAAAAAGAGCAGCTTACGACCGCCAACCTGGCCATGCTCCAACCCATAAAAAGCCGTGAAAAACTCATCGGGCTCATCGCCGTCGGACCTAAACGCCGCGGGGGAGTATACACCACCGAAGACCTCGATCTGATCGACCGGATATCTTCTCAAGCGGGAGTGATCATCGAAAACGCCCAACTCTATATCCAGGCCACCATCCGTGCCAACACCGATGAGTTGACCGGACTATATAATCACCGCCATTTCCACGAGCGAATCGAGCAGGAGATCGGCCGAGGCAGCCGTTTTGGGATTACCTTCTCGTTGATCATCCTAGATCTCGACCTTTTCAAGGTCTATAACGACATTTACGGCCACCTGGCGGGCGATCAACTGCTGCGCAAGGTGGGAAAGCTCATCCAGTCTTCAGTGAGAACCATCGACCTGGCTTTCCGTTACGGCGGCGAAGAATTTGCCGTCCTTCTGCCGGAAACACGGATGGAGGATGCTCTTCGGGTCGCTGAACGCCTGCGGAAAGCCATAGAATCAAAATCGTCCTTCCGCGAGATGCCGGTAACCGCTTCACTGGGCATCGCCAACTGGCCTACCGACGGGGTAATGAAAGAAGAGATCATCCACCGGGCAGACACGGCGTTATACCGGGCTAAACAGACCGGCCGGAACCGTACCTGCGTCGCTTCGGACGGGCTAAAGCTGGTAAGCAACCCGAAAGAAGCTCCGGAAACGGAATCCCAGCCGAAGCCCCTTTCCATCATCTACGCCCTGGCCGCCACGGTAGACGCGAAAGACCACTACACTTACGGACACTCGAGAAAGGTTAGCGAATACGCCGTATCCCTTGCCGAGGCGTTGAAGCTTCCTGAAGACACCGTGCATACCATCCGCGCCGCCGGCTTACTGCACGATATCGGCAAGATAGGTGTGCCCGATTCGATCCTGACAAAACCCGGAGCCCTGGAACAGAAAGAGTGGGAGCCTATCCGTACCCATCCTGAACTCGGCGTGGAGATCCTGAAACACGTCGTGGACCTTTCCAAATGCTTGCCCGCCATCATGCACCATCACGAGAACTGGGACGGCACCGGGTACCCGCAACGGCTCAAAGGCGAGGCGATCCCGCTGGAAGCGCGCATCCTTTCCGTTGCCGACGCCTACGATGCCATTACTTCACCGCGGCCGTATCGCACCCAGCTGGCTCTCAAGGACGCGCTGGGCGAACTCAGGCGCTGTGCCGGAACCCAGTTCGATCCGGACCTGGTACCGGTATTCTGCGAACTGATGGAGCAAGGGGCTAAATCCGGTCCGGTCGCCCTGGACAGGCGCACCGAACCGCAGATTCCTCAGACTGAGGACTAG
- the nadC gene encoding carboxylating nicotinate-nucleotide diphosphorylase → MATQAQIEQIIDVALAEDLGRGDRTTELVIPQNMGGTAGIIAKEPAVVCGGEIARIAFMKVDQTLQIKVNIPDGQKAKAGEPVLLVTGRVASILKTERVALNFLSHLSGVATATSQFVEKVKGLDVKISDTRKTLPGLRLLEKYAVYAAGGQNHRPDLASGIIIKDNHLVALAARGVSIPDAIAKARAGAKGMKVEIEVQNLEQLQQAILGKPDIIMLDNMAIDDMKKAVKMVPASISLEASGGITLENVRAVAETGVDVISIGAITHSARAIDFSLSFITGRPPQA, encoded by the coding sequence ATGGCAACCCAGGCTCAGATAGAACAGATCATTGACGTGGCCTTGGCCGAGGATCTAGGCCGGGGTGACCGCACCACTGAACTGGTTATCCCCCAGAACATGGGCGGTACGGCGGGCATCATTGCCAAAGAACCCGCGGTAGTCTGCGGCGGGGAGATTGCCCGGATCGCCTTTATGAAGGTTGATCAGACTCTCCAGATCAAGGTAAATATTCCCGATGGACAAAAAGCCAAGGCCGGGGAACCGGTGCTGCTGGTGACCGGCCGGGTGGCCAGCATCTTGAAAACCGAAAGGGTGGCCTTGAATTTCCTTTCGCATTTATCCGGCGTCGCCACGGCGACTTCGCAATTCGTAGAAAAGGTCAAGGGTCTGGATGTTAAAATCAGCGATACCCGCAAAACGCTGCCGGGCTTGAGGCTCCTCGAAAAGTACGCCGTTTATGCCGCCGGTGGCCAGAACCACCGGCCGGACCTGGCTTCCGGCATCATCATCAAAGACAATCACCTGGTGGCCCTTGCCGCAAGAGGGGTGAGCATACCCGATGCCATTGCCAAGGCCCGGGCCGGCGCCAAAGGGATGAAGGTTGAGATCGAGGTCCAGAACCTGGAGCAGCTTCAACAGGCAATTCTGGGCAAACCGGACATCATCATGCTGGACAACATGGCCATCGACGATATGAAAAAGGCGGTGAAGATGGTGCCTGCCTCCATCAGCCTGGAAGCCTCGGGGGGTATCACCCTCGAAAATGTCAGGGCGGTGGCTGAAACCGGCGTGGACGTGATCTCTATCGGGGCGATCACCCATTCCGCCAGGGCGATCGATTTCAGTCTGTCATTTATCACCGGAAGGCCTCCCCAAGCCTGA
- the nadB gene encoding L-aspartate oxidase yields MASYDYIIVGSGIAGLYSALLARKYGSVLIVTKGSIEECNTRFAQGGIAAAVGAGDSPELHFKDTMSAGAGLSDEIMVRILASEAAPRIKDLIELGVPFDTIEGEVALTLEAAHSVPRILHAGGDATGRYIEETLSARVRAADIPVLEHCLATRIIVDGGKTAGLETLNVLTGQRETLLCRHLILASGGAGQLFSLTTNPTVATGDGVALAYEAGADIMDMEFFQFHPTALKLPGVPVFLISESVRGEGGILRNQEGRRFMTDYAARGELAPRDVVSRAIVSEMTKTSADHVYLDVTHLAPTHVLARFPQIYHYCLEQGLDITRDLIPVAPAAHYMIGGVRVNAWGASSVAGLYAAGEVSCTGVHGANRLASNSLLEVLVFSHRIIENSVGGGESLTMAPAQRRKLAEAKSGTVVSLPGKQGIQETMWRHAGIIRDGASLAETAALLANWQASAPGPVSREDYEIRHLVTCGRLVTEAALYREESRGAHFRADFPWTSDKWRRHIVINSGN; encoded by the coding sequence TTGGCGTCTTACGATTACATCATCGTCGGTTCTGGCATCGCCGGGTTGTACAGCGCCCTCCTGGCCCGGAAATACGGCTCGGTCCTCATCGTCACCAAGGGCAGCATCGAAGAATGCAACACCCGCTTCGCCCAGGGCGGCATCGCCGCGGCGGTGGGGGCGGGAGACTCGCCCGAGCTCCATTTCAAGGACACCATGTCCGCCGGCGCCGGCCTGTCCGATGAGATTATGGTCCGGATCCTCGCCTCCGAAGCGGCGCCCCGGATAAAAGACCTGATCGAACTCGGTGTCCCGTTTGACACCATCGAGGGCGAGGTCGCGTTGACCCTGGAAGCGGCGCATTCGGTGCCCAGGATTCTCCACGCCGGCGGCGACGCCACCGGCCGGTACATCGAAGAAACTCTCTCCGCCCGGGTACGGGCGGCGGATATCCCTGTACTTGAACACTGCCTGGCGACCAGGATCATCGTTGACGGCGGTAAAACCGCGGGGCTGGAGACCTTGAATGTCCTTACCGGCCAGCGTGAGACGTTGCTATGCCGCCACCTAATCCTTGCCAGCGGCGGCGCCGGCCAGTTATTCAGCCTGACCACGAACCCAACCGTTGCCACCGGCGACGGCGTAGCCCTGGCCTATGAAGCCGGGGCGGACATTATGGATATGGAGTTTTTCCAGTTTCATCCCACCGCGCTTAAGCTTCCCGGAGTCCCGGTTTTCCTGATTTCGGAGTCGGTCAGGGGAGAAGGCGGCATCCTGCGTAACCAGGAAGGCAGGCGCTTCATGACGGACTACGCCGCCAGGGGCGAACTTGCCCCCAGGGATGTGGTCAGCCGGGCTATCGTTTCGGAGATGACCAAGACAAGCGCCGATCATGTCTACCTGGATGTCACCCATTTGGCGCCGACTCACGTATTGGCGCGTTTTCCCCAGATCTATCACTACTGCCTGGAGCAGGGGCTGGATATTACCCGGGACCTGATTCCGGTGGCGCCCGCCGCCCACTATATGATCGGCGGCGTCCGGGTCAATGCCTGGGGCGCCAGTTCAGTTGCCGGGCTTTACGCCGCCGGGGAGGTCTCCTGCACCGGAGTCCACGGCGCCAACCGCCTGGCATCAAATTCTTTGCTCGAGGTGCTTGTGTTTTCCCATCGAATTATCGAAAATTCGGTTGGCGGTGGAGAATCCCTGACCATGGCGCCCGCCCAGCGGCGGAAGCTTGCCGAAGCCAAGTCCGGTACGGTAGTATCTTTACCCGGGAAACAAGGCATCCAGGAGACCATGTGGCGGCATGCCGGGATCATCCGTGACGGAGCAAGCCTGGCCGAGACCGCGGCATTACTTGCGAACTGGCAGGCATCAGCGCCCGGGCCGGTTTCACGGGAAGATTACGAAATTCGTCACCTGGTCACTTGCGGGAGACTGGTGACCGAGGCCGCGTTGTACCGCGAGGAAAGCCGGGGCGCCCATTTCCGCGCCGACTTTCCCTGGACTTCGGATAAGTGGCGGCGCCATATAGTTATCAACAGCGGGAATTAG
- the yajC gene encoding preprotein translocase subunit YajC — MTSDTVTLVGFMVLMFVMFYFLIIRPQQKRAKSQQAMLADLKRGDKIITIGGIFGVIEAIDEKSVVIKTESGAMLRLVRGGVAMKQEEEVSVQP, encoded by the coding sequence ATGACCAGCGACACGGTAACCCTCGTCGGTTTTATGGTCCTCATGTTCGTCATGTTCTATTTCCTGATCATCCGGCCGCAACAGAAGCGGGCCAAGTCCCAGCAGGCGATGCTGGCTGACCTCAAGCGCGGCGATAAGATCATTACCATCGGCGGCATCTTCGGGGTTATCGAAGCCATCGATGAAAAGAGCGTCGTCATCAAGACCGAGTCCGGCGCCATGCTTCGTCTGGTCCGCGGCGGCGTGGCGATGAAGCAGGAAGAAGAAGTCTCGGTTCAACCCTAG
- the miaB gene encoding tRNA (N6-isopentenyl adenosine(37)-C2)-methylthiotransferase MiaB: MPNYFIFTIGCQMNQAESERLESILCQKGYSPVDSAETADLVLLVSCAVRQGAEDRITNRLSLLRRLKNQNPSMKIALTGCMVEEDLALMKKQYPMVDYFFSAGAMPDFLDRLPADILPQKPGVSVNVPIIQGCDNFCSYCIVPYRRGRETSRPLDAIVSEVAELVNRGAREVTLLGQNVNAYGHDLSQPADLADLLLALNGVKGLKRIRFLTNHPKDMSPRLIEAMATLDKVCPSLNLPAQAGDDEILARMRRGYRISDYRTLVESIRNKVPGISLTTDIIVGFPGETAEQFANTRRLIEDIRFDAVHLAAYSPRPGTEAAEKFPDDVSREEKAGRLADLEALQTKLATEINSGLVGSVVEVLVEGEGRDKWRGRERSGKLVFFKGKRDQVSNSDLKGRLVPVKITKSGPWSLQGDPVETLKENK, translated from the coding sequence ATGCCGAATTATTTTATTTTCACTATCGGGTGCCAAATGAACCAGGCCGAGTCAGAACGCCTGGAAAGCATCCTCTGTCAAAAGGGCTATTCCCCCGTCGATTCCGCCGAGACCGCCGATCTTGTCCTTTTAGTCAGTTGCGCCGTGCGGCAAGGAGCCGAGGATCGCATCACCAACAGGCTGTCGCTGCTCCGGCGGCTCAAGAATCAAAACCCCTCGATGAAAATCGCGCTCACCGGCTGCATGGTCGAAGAAGACCTGGCACTGATGAAAAAACAGTACCCCATGGTTGATTACTTCTTTTCCGCCGGAGCGATGCCTGATTTCCTTGACCGATTGCCCGCGGACATCCTGCCCCAGAAGCCGGGAGTTTCGGTCAATGTCCCGATCATTCAGGGCTGCGACAACTTTTGTTCGTATTGTATCGTGCCTTACCGCCGCGGCAGGGAGACGTCGAGACCCCTCGATGCCATAGTTTCTGAGGTGGCTGAATTAGTAAACCGTGGCGCCCGCGAAGTGACGCTCCTGGGGCAGAATGTGAACGCCTACGGACACGATCTGTCACAACCGGCGGACCTTGCCGATTTGCTTCTAGCGCTGAACGGGGTCAAGGGGCTAAAACGTATTCGTTTTCTGACCAACCATCCCAAGGATATGAGCCCCCGGCTTATCGAAGCTATGGCTACCCTCGACAAAGTCTGCCCGTCGCTCAATCTGCCGGCACAAGCGGGTGACGATGAAATACTGGCGAGGATGCGGCGGGGTTACAGGATTTCGGACTATCGGACGCTTGTTGAATCGATAAGAAACAAAGTCCCCGGCATTTCCCTGACCACCGATATCATCGTCGGCTTCCCCGGCGAGACTGCCGAACAGTTCGCTAACACCCGCCGCCTGATCGAAGACATCCGGTTCGATGCCGTCCACCTGGCGGCTTATTCACCCCGCCCCGGCACCGAAGCAGCGGAGAAATTCCCTGACGATGTGAGCAGGGAGGAGAAAGCGGGACGGTTAGCGGATCTCGAAGCGCTCCAAACAAAACTGGCGACAGAAATAAATTCGGGGCTGGTAGGCTCGGTAGTCGAAGTCCTGGTGGAAGGGGAGGGCAGGGACAAGTGGCGAGGCCGGGAACGAAGTGGTAAACTTGTATTCTTTAAGGGCAAACGTGACCAGGTGTCCAATTCCGATCTCAAAGGCCGATTGGTACCGGTTAAAATAACAAAATCGGGGCCCTGGTCGCTCCAGGGAGACCCGGTTGAAACATTAAAGGAGAATAAATGA
- a CDS encoding reductive dehalogenase: protein MFYHSTVSRRDFMKGIGLTSAGIGVASATAPIFHDLDESMDGSSNFKKPWWVREVAQPTAEVDWNSMTYFDSRQTMFNNDAFIKVIGLAKLQEIAKINEDNTKKWIQENKPGATLRDVALNNATGFGFAYGLEGHFVAPEIAPSPDQLGAARWEGTPEENLRMLRVAARFFGAKDIGVFELDQNTRKTVYSYESDGKAYTFENVPTAYETDTKRVIPEKTKYVVMFTILESEEMLKRAPDNINSATTTLAYNQGALTGNRLQQFLRGIGYQGLAEMMSNAIVQVAGGNVLSGLTEMGRMGITSLNPDYGPMMRTYKIITDLPLQPTSPIDAGMFRFCKTCMLCGHSCPSNAISLETEPSYKTLGPWNKPGIKNYYYDGAKCLVYWFEGVFGCGTCRAACPFGQKSKASIHDWIVKPVAAYTPVFNSFFTNMDTAFGYEPRDPDGFSPREKLHSWWDIENAPVYGIDTTRYTLKLQ from the coding sequence ATGTTCTATCACTCTACTGTCTCCCGAAGGGATTTTATGAAAGGAATTGGCCTGACTAGTGCCGGAATAGGAGTGGCCTCAGCAACAGCTCCCATATTCCATGACTTAGATGAATCGATGGATGGTTCGTCGAATTTCAAAAAGCCCTGGTGGGTTCGCGAAGTTGCCCAGCCGACCGCTGAAGTAGACTGGAACTCCATGACCTATTTCGATAGCCGACAGACCATGTTCAATAATGACGCCTTTATTAAAGTCATCGGTTTAGCCAAACTACAGGAAATTGCCAAGATCAATGAGGATAATACTAAAAAATGGATTCAGGAAAACAAACCCGGGGCTACATTACGCGATGTAGCCTTGAATAACGCCACTGGATTTGGGTTTGCTTATGGCCTAGAGGGCCACTTTGTTGCTCCGGAGATTGCTCCGTCTCCTGACCAACTTGGAGCAGCGCGCTGGGAAGGAACTCCAGAGGAAAATCTCAGGATGCTGCGGGTGGCTGCCCGGTTTTTTGGAGCAAAGGATATTGGAGTGTTTGAACTAGATCAGAACACTCGGAAAACCGTTTACTCTTATGAATCTGATGGTAAGGCTTATACTTTCGAAAACGTCCCGACAGCTTATGAGACGGATACCAAGCGGGTCATACCAGAAAAAACCAAATATGTGGTGATGTTCACCATCCTGGAATCCGAGGAAATGCTCAAGCGAGCCCCTGATAATATCAATTCGGCTACTACCACCTTAGCCTACAATCAAGGGGCGCTAACGGGTAACCGGCTGCAGCAATTTTTACGTGGCATCGGCTATCAAGGATTGGCCGAAATGATGTCGAACGCGATCGTCCAGGTGGCCGGTGGTAACGTCCTAAGTGGCTTAACGGAAATGGGCCGCATGGGAATAACTTCGTTAAATCCGGATTACGGGCCAATGATGCGAACTTATAAGATAATTACCGATCTACCTCTGCAACCAACTAGCCCAATTGATGCGGGAATGTTCCGTTTTTGTAAAACTTGTATGCTTTGTGGTCATTCATGCCCTTCAAATGCAATTAGCTTAGAGACAGAACCATCATACAAAACCCTGGGACCATGGAATAAACCAGGGATTAAAAACTATTACTACGATGGCGCAAAATGTTTAGTTTATTGGTTTGAAGGCGTGTTTGGGTGTGGAACTTGTCGGGCTGCCTGTCCGTTTGGGCAAAAAAGTAAAGCGTCAATCCATGATTGGATCGTTAAACCCGTGGCTGCCTATACCCCGGTTTTTAACAGTTTCTTCACGAATATGGACACGGCATTCGGTTACGAACCACGGGATCCCGATGGCTTTTCACCCAGAGAAAAGCTCCATTCCTGGTGGGATATTGAAAACGCTCCCGTTTATGGAATAGACACCACTCGATATACTCTGAAACTCCAATAA
- a CDS encoding reductive dehalogenase, producing MSHFHSTVSRRDFMKGLGIAGVGLGSAALASPVFHDLDELAISTSNSTKTYKEWWVKERDLGDPTTEIDWKIYNSYDPKAHPMPLMSGAGANGAMSPANAAARTKRQVDGILNKWPGGTLRDLALDGATGGNYPSIPFDGGNATTPSQRGSGVPAWDGTPEDNLVTLRAAAHFYGSPKAGAMQVTEQTKKFFNNTVTWTNVEKAEQDASGMRIPNKCQWIFAWFTKQNHAMNKLAMRNDPNDPWKNTVFRQGKAGENMAYSHAPQIQNQVMKFIKGLGYQAIKPTASSNVQFGVWSGLVEQGRTAHSCSPEYGLMIRYIDYVVTDLPLTPTKPIDSGVRSFCSECMTCAKVCPSNSLSLEKDTSWDSVDTGNNPGIKTWHMKWKSCAEIGGPFDCVNCQTNCPFDHDNDKASIHNLVRTVQGATPIFNSFFANFERNFDYNGQLSPEVHTDWWYRDLDTWEHDTLLGFGTKGW from the coding sequence ATGTCACATTTCCATAGTACCGTAAGTCGAAGGGATTTTATGAAAGGACTGGGGATCGCCGGAGTCGGTTTGGGATCTGCCGCACTTGCTTCCCCCGTTTTTCACGATCTGGATGAACTCGCAATTTCGACATCGAACTCTACAAAAACATACAAGGAATGGTGGGTCAAGGAAAGGGACCTGGGTGATCCGACCACTGAAATTGACTGGAAGATATACAATTCCTATGATCCCAAAGCTCATCCAATGCCATTAATGTCGGGTGCAGGAGCGAACGGGGCTATGAGCCCGGCGAATGCTGCCGCCCGAACGAAGAGACAAGTTGATGGCATACTTAACAAATGGCCAGGCGGTACCTTAAGGGATTTGGCACTCGATGGCGCAACCGGAGGCAACTACCCTTCAATTCCTTTTGACGGAGGTAACGCGACAACTCCAAGTCAAAGAGGCTCAGGCGTTCCGGCCTGGGATGGAACCCCTGAAGATAACCTCGTTACACTGCGCGCGGCAGCGCATTTTTACGGAAGTCCAAAAGCCGGGGCGATGCAAGTAACCGAGCAAACGAAGAAGTTTTTTAATAACACTGTGACATGGACAAACGTCGAAAAAGCTGAACAAGACGCGAGCGGCATGCGTATACCAAATAAGTGTCAATGGATTTTCGCGTGGTTCACCAAGCAAAATCATGCGATGAATAAACTTGCCATGCGTAACGATCCCAACGATCCCTGGAAGAACACCGTATTCCGCCAGGGTAAAGCCGGCGAAAACATGGCATATTCACATGCTCCCCAGATTCAGAACCAGGTTATGAAATTTATCAAGGGCTTGGGTTATCAAGCGATCAAACCAACAGCTTCTTCAAACGTCCAATTCGGTGTCTGGTCTGGACTGGTTGAACAGGGCAGAACGGCCCATAGTTGTTCACCCGAATACGGGTTGATGATACGATACATCGACTATGTAGTCACCGATTTGCCGTTAACCCCAACAAAACCAATTGACTCCGGGGTTCGTTCGTTTTGTAGTGAATGCATGACCTGTGCGAAGGTATGCCCGTCGAACTCGTTAAGTCTTGAAAAAGACACTTCCTGGGATTCCGTCGATACCGGCAACAATCCGGGTATCAAAACCTGGCATATGAAATGGAAATCGTGCGCAGAAATAGGGGGTCCGTTTGACTGCGTGAACTGCCAAACGAATTGTCCGTTCGACCACGATAACGATAAAGCCAGCATACATAACCTCGTGAGAACAGTGCAGGGCGCTACCCCGATTTTTAACAGTTTCTTTGCGAACTTTGAGAGGAATTTCGATTACAACGGACAACTGAGCCCGGAGGTTCATACGGATTGGTGGTACCGGGACCTGGACACATGGGAGCATGACACGTTATTGGGGTTTGGTACAAAGGGATGGTAG
- the rsgA gene encoding ribosome small subunit-dependent GTPase A, protein MNYSFDSWLKQLGWNTYFQANYETMQTTGTIPARVSSESKGLYQLLTPQGEMSARLTGKMRYEQAPATIFPAVGDWVMAMPIAGEDKAMIHAVLPRKSKFSRKVAGECAAEQVVAANVDFVFIVSGLDGGRSFNLRRIERYLTLAWNSGAVPVVILNKADMVESVETFIQEVEGIAPGVSVHPVSARTGAGLEALLAYLTEGSTIGFLGSSGVGKSALINALLGKNKQAVGDVRLDDRMGRHTTTRRELIPLPGGGIVIDTPGMREIQMWGADSDLDGVFSDISQIAEDCRFKDCSHTSETGCAVLAAVERGDLDPARLENYRKLQKELEYVGAREADSARQYEKMKFKPIAKLVKQLYKER, encoded by the coding sequence ATGAACTACTCTTTTGATAGTTGGCTAAAACAATTGGGTTGGAATACGTATTTCCAGGCCAACTATGAGACCATGCAAACAACCGGAACAATACCCGCCAGGGTCAGTTCAGAATCCAAGGGTTTGTACCAGTTATTGACCCCGCAGGGTGAAATGTCCGCCCGGCTGACCGGCAAGATGCGATACGAGCAGGCCCCTGCCACCATTTTTCCTGCAGTCGGGGATTGGGTGATGGCGATGCCGATAGCTGGTGAAGACAAAGCCATGATCCATGCCGTATTGCCGCGGAAGAGTAAGTTTTCGAGGAAAGTCGCCGGAGAATGCGCCGCAGAGCAGGTGGTTGCCGCCAATGTCGATTTTGTGTTCATTGTCAGCGGCTTGGACGGGGGCAGAAGTTTTAATCTTAGAAGAATTGAACGCTACCTGACCCTTGCCTGGAACAGCGGCGCCGTCCCTGTCGTCATCCTGAATAAAGCCGATATGGTTGAAAGCGTTGAAACTTTTATCCAAGAGGTCGAAGGAATCGCCCCGGGGGTCTCGGTCCACCCGGTCAGTGCCAGGACCGGAGCGGGGTTGGAAGCCCTTCTGGCGTACCTGACGGAAGGGAGCACGATCGGTTTTTTGGGGTCGTCGGGTGTCGGCAAGTCTGCTCTCATCAACGCGTTGCTCGGCAAGAACAAGCAAGCGGTAGGAGATGTGCGACTCGATGACCGGATGGGCCGGCACACCACTACCCGCCGCGAATTGATACCCCTGCCTGGCGGTGGCATCGTCATCGACACACCCGGTATGCGAGAGATCCAGATGTGGGGCGCTGATAGTGACCTCGACGGTGTTTTTTCCGATATAAGCCAAATCGCCGAGGACTGCCGTTTCAAGGATTGCAGCCATACCTCGGAGACCGGTTGCGCCGTGCTTGCGGCGGTCGAGCGGGGAGACCTGGATCCGGCCAGGCTGGAGAATTACCGCAAGTTGCAGAAAGAACTTGAATACGTCGGCGCACGGGAAGCGGATAGCGCCCGCCAGTACGAGAAGATGAAATTTAAGCCGATCGCTAAGCTTGTTAAACAGCTCTATAAAGAACGGTAA